TAACACCTGCCCCAAGATAAATCAATAGCTCGTGCCCTATTTTTTGGCGTATCTCACTGATATAGCTCATCTTTTAATTCCTTTGCGACAAAATCTTTTAATAAACGAGCGTGCATGGAAAAGAGGGGTTCGGGAAGTGGTTTATGAATATCAAACCAACTTAACTCAGCAACCTCTTCTTGTTGCGCCTTTAATTCTCCTGAAAAATCGCGACAAACATAGACAATTGTTGGAAAATAGATTTCATCGCCATTCGGATAGGTCAAAAAGCTATCTTCTCCTGAATAAGTACCAAAGAACTCCAGAGAATGAGCGATTAGACCACTTTCTTCAAACAGTTCTCGATGAGCAGCCGCTTCAAAGGATTCACCAACTTCAATGCCTCCCGCATGAATCCCCCAACCAAGTCCATCAGCTCTTTTTTGCAGGAGAATTTTACTTCGTTGTTCGATGATAACTCCACTTCCGACACCGATTAAGAGATCATTTCCTATCTTCTTGCGTATTTCACTCACATAGCTCATTTGAATGTTCTTTCCCTACTTCAACTCGAACTTCAATTCCTTGGTTGGACGCACTAACCCACGTTCATGTAAGCTTTCGGCAATTTGAACAGAATTCCATGCCGCACCTTTGAGCAAATTATCCGAAACACACCACAAATGAATTCCATTTGCAGCGTCCAAATCTTTGCGAATCCGACCAACAAAAGTTTCTCGTTTGCCAACGGCATTGATTGCTTGAGGATAGATTTGATTGGCAACATCATCTTCGAGGACTGCTCCTGGAAATTCAGAAATCAAGCGCTTAACCTCAGAGATATCTGCGATTTTTTCCGTTTCGATATAGATAGACTCTGAGTGACCAATAAGCACTGGAATACGCACACAAGTTGCTGAAACAGCAATTTTATCATCTTCCATGATTTTCTTGGTTTCATGTGTCATCTTCATTTCTTCGTAAGTATAATCATTGTCCGTGAAAACATCAATTTGTGGTAAAGCATTATAAGCAATAGGATAGTGCTTTTTATCTCCTTTTACCGGCAAAATATGTGCCTCTACTGCTGTGGGATCAACACCATCATTCAAAATTTCACGAAGTTCATGATCAGCTTCGTTCATTGCTTGTTGTCCCGCCCCACCAATTGCTTGATAGGTACTAACGATGATCCGTTTCAAACCATAAACACGACGAATCGGTTCTAAAGCAACCATCATTTGAATGGTCGAACAATTAGGACAAGCAATAATTCCATTATGAGCATCAAGAGCCTGCGCATTTACCTCTGGTACGACAAGAGGGACATGAGGATTTTGGCGGAAAAAGCTTGTATTATCAACCACAACCGCTCCTGCTTTTACTGCATAAGGAGCGTACTTTTCAGACACAGATCCACCTGCCGAAAAAAGAGCGATATCTACATTAGCAAACGAATCTTCCGTCAATTCTTCAATGATTAACTCTTGCTCACCAAATTTTACTTTTTTACCTGCTGAACGCTTGCTAGCTAAGGCTTTAACTGATTGAATGGGTAAGCTTGTGTTTGTAAGTTGTTCAAGCATCCGTGTTCCAACAGCACCAGTGGCTCCGACTACTGCAACGTTATATTTTGTCATAATTGTCTATCCTTTTTCAGTAAATTATAATTATTATAACTCTTTTGTCTCTTAAGAGCAAGAAAAAATCTACCAATCGGTAGACTTTTTTTAATTATTTAAACATTAATTTAAAGACTGTTGCGGCAATGATTGCTCCAATAATTGTTGCAACAACAGGAACCCATGCATACCACCATTTTGCATCTTTATCTTTACCAATAATAGATTGAGGCAAGATGCTATAAACAATACGTGGGCCTAGGTCACGAGCGGGATTGAGTGCTGCACCCGTCGGACCGCCAAAAGCTGCTACTAAACCAACAAACATCAAGCCAATTGCTAAAGCACCAACCATTTTAGAAGATGAAGCTCCTGAAACAGAAGCCCAAATCTGACTCACTGTGTCACTTGATGTGACATTTGCTCCTTGTTTTTGAGCATAGTCTGTCATCCATTTGATTGATTCGGCACCAAAGAAATTCGTTGTAAAGCTGAGAATACCAAAAACAAAAACAAACATCCCGATGACTTCATTTACAAAGCCATTAAAAATTGCTTTTCCATGATTTGACTCGCCAGTTACTTCATTTGGAGCATCAAGGGCATTGTTAGTCGCAAAGGCACCCAGTGCAATTGCTCCGTCATTCGTTTTAGCAAAATACTCTTTATAAATAGCTACCACGAGGAGTTGACCAATAACTGCTCCGATCACCTGAGCCAAGACGTATTGAGCAACGTGTGCCCAAGGAAAATAGCCAGCCGTAGCTAAACCAATAGTGATAGCGGGGTTGATGTGTGCACCAGAAACATTTGCAAAAGCCAGAACAGGTACCATAATTGCAATGCCGTAGCCCCAAGCAATTCCAAGAGCGCCAAACCCTTTATTTTTAGAGCCCTTAAGCGTTGCTCCTGCGATTGCACTATTACCAAGAAGTACAAGGAGCATTGTCCCTAAACCTTCAGCAAGATACTTTGTCATCCATGAAACATCCATAATAAATTCCTTTCTTTTTTATAAAATAAACCAAGATGTCAACAGCCTCATTTTATCATATTTTTCTTAATGATTACTAATAATATGAACGGAAAAAATTTTTTACAATTTTCTTATTATTTTTTATCGGTTTTAAAAAACAAAAAGCCCTATTTTAAAAAAATAGGACTTTTAATCAGGCATTTTCATGTGCCAAAGAGGTTCACACACTTTGACAAACACTCATCATTCCTTGACGGAAAACTCAATTTCCCAGTGCTCCTGTGCTTCGAAATTTTGCTAAAAAGCAAAATCATCGACTCATCGCATGAATTTATTATAGCACACTTTGACTTTGGAACAAAGAATGAGCTTGCTTTTTTCTTTTGCTTTAATTCCAACCGCTCAATTTCACTAACAAAATCAGGCTTGCACCAACAACAGCCAATAAAATAAGCGCAAAGCGAATCGTAAATAATCGGGTACCGTTACGCTCATAAGACCTTACAGACTTTGTCCCATGGTAAGTAAACAGAGCAATCCAAGCCAAAATAGTCAAGATGATTTGCACAAAAAGCTGCGCATCCCAAAGATACAGATTTAAAAGCGAACCAATTCCTGCGATTAAAGCAATAAGTACTGCCATTTTTTCTCCTTCGGGCTAGATTCACTCCGCCCCTTCTTTTGAATTCATTATAGCATAAAACCTAATTTTCAAAGCTTACAAAGAAGTAAGTTTTCGCTAGAAAATTCACTGACGGATTAGAGAATTTACTGACGTAAATTTACGTCAGTAAAAAAGAAAGCCCTGAGAGGTACCCAGAGCTTTCTTATCTTTTTAATCCAATGTTTTGTAAACATTTACCACGTTTTCAGCAGTGAAACCATATTCTGGAAGGATAATATTGGCCGGAGCTGATGCTCCCCAAGTATCAACCGTCACTGTTGCGCCGTCAAGACCAATATATTTGGCCCAACCAAAGCTTGTACCCGCTTCAATGCCGACACGTTTACGACAAGATTTTGGCAAGATTTCTTCACGATAGGCCGCTGATTGCTCATCGAAGAGATTCATCGAAGGCATAGAAACCACGCGCACACCAGCACCCAAAGTTTTCTTCGCTTCCAAAGCCAAAGCCACTTCTGAACCTGTGGCGATGAGGATTCCTTCAAGAGCTCCTTCTTCTTTAGAAATGATGTAAGCTCCACGGTTCAGACCTTCTTCAGCCAATTCTGCTGTGCCAGGTAAAACAGGTAGATTTTGACGTGTCAAAACCAACGCGGTTGGACGCGTTTTGCTTGAAGCTGCATGACGCCAAGCTGCAATTACCTCATTGCCATCAGCTGGACGGAAGACGTCCAAATTAGGCATAGAGCGCACTGAAGCCAATTGTTCCACAGGTTCGTGAGTTGGCCCGTCTTCCCCGACAGCAATTGAGTCATGTGTCCAAACATAAGTCACAGGCAGATTTTGGAGAGCCGCCATACGTACGGCAGGAAGCATATAGTTTGAGAAGACAAAGAAAGTTCCGCCATACACACGTGTTCCGCCATGGAGTGCAATACCATTCATGATTGCGCCCATCGCAAACTCACGGACACCAAACCAGATATTACGCCCAGCGTAGTTTTCTGGCATAAAGTCAGACTCAGCTTTTGCCATTGTGTTGTTTGAGGCTGAAAGGTCAGCAGAACCGCCCCAGAAATTTGGCATTTGAGCTGACAATTCTTGAATAGCTTCTTGCGAAGTGACACGGCTCGCTTTGCTTGAATCAAGTTCGTGTTTAGTCAAATCCAAATCTGGCGTTTCATTTTCAAAAGCTTTAACATATTGCTCAGCCAACTCTGGATATTTTTTAGCATAATCTGCAAAAGTATCACGCCAAACTTGTTCCATTGCTTCACCACGGGCTACTAGGGTTTCCGTGAAGCGTTTTGATACTTCTTGTGGCACGCTAAATTCAGGATACTCCCAACCATAAGCTTTCTTGGCAAAATCAACACCTTGTGCTCCCAAAGGCGCTCCGTGAACTGCTGAAGTTCCTTGCTTTTCAGCACCAAAACCGATGACTGT
The DNA window shown above is from Lactococcus sp. S-13 and carries:
- a CDS encoding MIP/aquaporin family protein, whose amino-acid sequence is MDVSWMTKYLAEGLGTMLLVLLGNSAIAGATLKGSKNKGFGALGIAWGYGIAIMVPVLAFANVSGAHINPAITIGLATAGYFPWAHVAQYVLAQVIGAVIGQLLVVAIYKEYFAKTNDGAIALGAFATNNALDAPNEVTGESNHGKAIFNGFVNEVIGMFVFVFGILSFTTNFFGAESIKWMTDYAQKQGANVTSSDTVSQIWASVSGASSSKMVGALAIGLMFVGLVAAFGGPTGAALNPARDLGPRIVYSILPQSIIGKDKDAKWWYAWVPVVATIIGAIIAATVFKLMFK
- the tkt gene encoding transketolase; the encoded protein is MFDTTDQLAVNAIRTLSMDAIQKANSGHPGLPMGSAPMAYVLWSKFLNVNPKTSRKWSNRDRFVLSAGHGSALLYSLLHLSGYNVTLDDLKNFRQWQSKTPGHPEVDHTDGVEATTGPLGQGIANAVGMAMAEAHLAAQYNKPGFDIVDHYTYGLNGDGDLMEGVSQEAASLAGKLKLGKLILFYDSNNISLDGDLSMSFIDDVKKRFESYGWQHLLVKDGNDLSEISAAVKLAKAETSKPTIIEVKTVIGFGAEKQGTSAVHGAPLGAQGVDFAKKAYGWEYPEFSVPQEVSKRFTETLVARGEAMEQVWRDTFADYAKKYPELAEQYVKAFENETPDLDLTKHELDSSKASRVTSQEAIQELSAQMPNFWGGSADLSASNNTMAKAESDFMPENYAGRNIWFGVREFAMGAIMNGIALHGGTRVYGGTFFVFSNYMLPAVRMAALQNLPVTYVWTHDSIAVGEDGPTHEPVEQLASVRSMPNLDVFRPADGNEVIAAWRHAASSKTRPTALVLTRQNLPVLPGTAELAEEGLNRGAYIISKEEGALEGILIATGSEVALALEAKKTLGAGVRVVSMPSMNLFDEQSAAYREEILPKSCRKRVGIEAGTSFGWAKYIGLDGATVTVDTWGASAPANIILPEYGFTAENVVNVYKTLD
- a CDS encoding aspartate-semialdehyde dehydrogenase encodes the protein MTKYNVAVVGATGAVGTRMLEQLTNTSLPIQSVKALASKRSAGKKVKFGEQELIIEELTEDSFANVDIALFSAGGSVSEKYAPYAVKAGAVVVDNTSFFRQNPHVPLVVPEVNAQALDAHNGIIACPNCSTIQMMVALEPIRRVYGLKRIIVSTYQAIGGAGQQAMNEADHELREILNDGVDPTAVEAHILPVKGDKKHYPIAYNALPQIDVFTDNDYTYEEMKMTHETKKIMEDDKIAVSATCVRIPVLIGHSESIYIETEKIADISEVKRLISEFPGAVLEDDVANQIYPQAINAVGKRETFVGRIRKDLDAANGIHLWCVSDNLLKGAAWNSVQIAESLHERGLVRPTKELKFELK
- a CDS encoding NUDIX hydrolase, whose product is MSYVSEIRKKIGNDLLIGVGSGVIIEQRSKILLQKRADGLGWGIHAGGIEVGESFEAAAHRELFEESGLIAHSLEFFGTYSGEDSFLTYPNGDEIYFPTIVYVCRDFSGELKAQQEEVAELSWFDIHKPLPEPLFSMHARLLKDFVAKELKDELYQ